A window of Nonomuraea angiospora genomic DNA:
CAAGCTCAACGCCCGCAACCGCACCGACGCCGTGCGCATCGCCACCGAGGCGGGCTGGATCTAGATCGGGACCGTGGCGGTCAGCTCGAAGCAGTCGTCCTGCCGGGACACCGCCAGCCGCCCGTCGAGCGCCGTCAGCCGGGTGGTGAGGTTGCCGATCCCGGCCGAGCCGCGGCGTCCCTCCGCCGCGTGTGCCCCGTCGTTGCGCACGCTCAGCCGTACGGCGCCGCCCCGTACGGACGTCGTGATCGTGCAGCGGCGGGCCGAGCTGTGCCGCAGGACGTTGGTGACGGCCTCCCTGAGCACGATGCCGAGCGTGGTGTCGGCCTCCCCGCCGAGGGGGTCGTGGCCGAGGTCGAGCTGGACGTCGATGCCCGCGGTCGCCAGCAGCGCACGGGCCGACTCCGCCTCGGTGACCAGGGACAGCTCCCGGTGCCCGCCCGACACCGTCCGCAGGTCCCGCATCGCCTGCTCGGTCATCGACAGGACGTCGTCCAGCTCCTTGCGCGCCCGTTCGGCGTCGAGGCGGCGGGCGAGCTCGCACTTGAGCAGGATCGCCGCCAGGGTGTGCCCGAGGAGGTCGTGCAGGTCACGGGCGGCACGCAGGCGTTCCTCGACGACGGCCGCGCGGGCCGGGCCGTCCCGCGACTCGTGCAGCTCCCTGGCCAGCTGGGCGAGCTTGAGCAGCCCGTACACGACCAGGCCGGTCACGACCGTGCTGATCGCGTAGTTGACGGTCACCGGGACCGGCAGGCCGAGCAGCACGCCGGCCGCCGCCACCACCGCGACGATGGCCGCCACCAGCGGCAGCGCCGCCGCCCACGGGAAGGCCAGCAGGATCGGCCCCGCCAGGAATCCCGCCACTCCCAGCCACGTCTGCCCGAACAGCGGGATCGGCGCGAACGTCAGCACCGCCATGATCGACAGCGCCACCGGGTGCCGCCCCTCGACCGATCGCAGCTGCATGAAGACGATGACGGCCAGCGGGACCGCCGGCCACAGCGAGCCGGCCACCAGCAGCGCCTTGGCCGAGAACCCCACCAGCACGGCCGCCAGCAGCGCCATCGGCAGCACGCTGCCGCCCGTGTCGGGGACGGGCTCGGTGACCGTGGCGGGCAGCCTCGCCTCCACCGTCACCAGGGCGTCGTCGGTGAGCCCGACGGCGAGCGTGCCGCCGGCCGCCTCGACCTGGGCCGGCAGGTCGCCCAGGCTCTCGTCGCCGGCCGTGCGGGCGCCGTCGTGGGAGACGCGCAGCCGTACCGTGCCCGCCTCCGTGAAGGTCTCGATGCGGCAGGTGGTGGCCGTGCGCCGCCGTACGATCTCCGTCACGGCCTCCCGGAGCACCGCCGCCAGGAGCGCTCCCGCGGGACCCAGCGGCTCGGCGTGCCCGATGCGCACGTCCACGGTGACGCCCGCGGCGGTCAGCATGGCCTTGGCGGTGGTGGTCTCGGGGGCCAGGGACATGGCCCGGTAGCTCGCCGCCGCCGCCCTGGCCTCGGCCAGCGAGCGGCGGGCGGTCTCCACGTCGGGGTCGCCCCTCCGGGCGCCGTCGGCGATGGCGGCCAGCGCCCTGCCCAGGCCCGCGCTCAGCTCGGCGGCGATGCGCAGCCGCTCCTCGGCCGCCGCCGTCACCGCCAGGGCGAGCCTGGCCGCGTTCACCTCGTCGATCCGGTCGATCATTCTCGTCAGGCCGTAGACGACCAGGGAGATCAGCACCATGCTGATCACCGGGTCGGCGGGGCCGAGCAGCGCGGCGCTCGCCGCCACCGCCAGGGCGAGCGGCCACAGCCGGGTCAGCAGCAACGTCCCGCCGACGAAGCCGAGCACGCCGACGGAGGAGCCGGTCAGCAGGACCGACCCGTACGCCAGGACGGCCTGGAGGGGGACCAGCCACCACGACCGCCACCGGGCGAAGGCGACCTGCACCCCGAACACGGCCGGCGCCAGGGGCGAGCCGGCGGCCGCATAGACGCTCGCGAAGCCCGCGAACACCACGACTACGATCAGCATCGCCCGCTTGTGCACCCGAGCAGCCTAGGAGACGCCGGATGCCGGGCCTCAGGCGGAGGTCCCGACCGGAGCGGCGGCAACCTGCCGCCCGGCCGACGTCCTGGGCCCGCGGGCGGAGCCGGCCAGGACCGCGGCCGCGCAGGCCGACACCAGGCCGGCGAGAGCGGCGGCGGCGCCGAGCGTCAACGCGTCGGGGTGGACGAGGGCCTGCCCGCGCTGCGCCTGCCACAGCACCAGCCCGGTGAGCCCCGCGTACCCGAAGGCGGCGACGACCACCAGCGCGGTACGGGCGCCGGCGCCCGCGAGGGCCCGGAAGCGCCGGGCGAGCAGGCGCAGGCCGATCGCGACCAGCGGGAGCACCTGCAGGGCGTGCAGCCCGACGAAGTGCGCCACCCGCAGGTCGCCCGCGCCGCTCTCCCACCCGGTGACCGGCACGCCGGCGCCGCCGTCGGGCGCGCCGACACTGTGCGCGCCGATCGTGGTCAGGCTCAGCCCCCTGGCCAGCCCCTCCGCCTGGTCGGGGGTGGGAGCGGTCATCAGGTAGCCGACGGACATGCCGGCGAGCGAGATGGCCAGCCCCAGCGGGATCGCCCACGCCATCGCCCGGTCCAGGCGGCGCTGCGCCACCAGGAGGATCCCCATCCCGAAGGTCAGCAGCCAGCCCAGGTACGCGGCGCCACCCATGATCATGAAGACCGTCTCGTCCAGCCCGGTGGCGAAGTTGAAGTGGCTGCGCACGCCCCGGGCCGCCTGGAAGGTGATGGCCGTGATCTCCGGGAGGAGGAAGCCGCCCACGGTCACCGTGCCCAGCCACCACAGCGTCCGCCGCCACCGCTGAGCCTGGCCGATCATCCAGGCCAGCGTGAGCGCGTAGAGCCCGAGGGAGATCGCGAACTTGATCGGCTTGAGCCACACCCCGTGGCCCATCAGCGTCCGCCCGTCCACCGCGAGCCCGATCGCGCAGCCGACGGCCAGCACCGCCATCGCCGCCGCGCAGTAGCTGAGCGGACCATGCCACGCGGACGTGGTCTTCCGAAAGTCCCGGCGCTGGAGCAGGGCACCCATGACGACTCCTTCACATCGACTGGATGCAACTCTGCTGGTCAGCGGCCTGCCCAACCAGAGACGTGATCACCGGCTCGGCATGATCTCGTCACGAATCGGGCATCTCTTTATGGCCGGGCCGAAAATGCGAAAACTGGGGTGACCGTTATGGTGCTGGCGAAAAAGCCGGCCCCCACGGAAGGGACGCTGCGTTCCTGGTTGCTGGAGGGTTTGCAGACCGACCGGAAGCAGATCGAGCACGGCCCCCATGTGAAGCACCCGTGGTGGCGGGTGATGTGCCTGACCGGCGTGGACTACTTCTCCACGCTGGGCTACCAGCCGGGCATCGCGGCGCTGGCGGCCGGGCTGCTCTCGCCGCTGGCCACGTTGTTCCTGGTGGCGCTCACGCTGCTGGGGGCGCTGCCGGTCTACCGCAGGGTCGCGGTCGAGAGCCCGTACGGGCAGGGCTCGATCGCGATGCTGGAGAAGCTGGCGCCGCAGTGGTGGGGCAAGCTGTTCGTGCTGGCCCTGCTCGGCTTCGCGGCCACCGACTTCGTGATCACGATGACGCTGTCGGCGGCGGACGCGACCGCGCACATCCTGGAGAACCCGTTCGCGCCGGCCTTCCTGGCCGGCCAGCGGGTCATCGTGACGCTCGTGCTGCTCGCCCTGCTCGGCGGCGTGTTCCTGATGGGCTTCACCGAGGCGATCGGCATCGCCGTGGTGCTCGTCTTCGTCTACCTGGCGCTGAACGCGGTCGTGGTCGCGACGGCCCTCGCGCACGTGCTGGAGGCCCCGCAGGTGGTCGTCGACTGGAAACGCGCGCTGAGCCTGGACTTCTCCAGCCCGCTGGCCATGATCGGCCTGTCTCTGGTGGTCATGCCGAAGCTGGCGCTGGGCCTGTCCGGGTTCGAGACCGGCGTCGCGGTGATGCCGGTGGTCAAGGGCGAGATCAAGGAGCGGATCAAGGGCGCCAGGCGGATGCTCACCACCGCCGCGCTGATCATGAGCGTCTTCCTGATCCTCTCCAGCTTCGTCACCACCGTGCTCATCCCGCACCGGGAGTTCGCGGAGGGCGGCAAGGCGAACGGCCGGGCGCTGGCCTACCTGGCGCACGAATATCTGGGCAACTGGTTCGGCACCGTGTACGACGTCTCCACGATCGCCATCCTGTGGTTCGCCGGGGCCTCGGCGATGGCCGGGCTGATCAACCTGGTGCCGCGCTACCTGCCCCGGTACGGCATGGCGCCGGAGTGGACGGGCGCGATCCGGCCGCTGGTGCTGGTGTTCTCGGTCATCGCGTTCGCCATCACGATCGCCTTCGACGCCGACGTGAACGCCCAGGGCGGCGCGTACGCCACCGGCGTGCTCGTGCTCATGCTCTCGGCCGCGGTCGCGGTGACGTTGTCGGCGGGAAAACGGGGCGAGCACAAGGCCATGGTCGGGTTCGCGCTCATCTCCTTCGTCCTGGCCTACACCCTGATCGACAACGTCATCGAGCGGCCGGACGGCGTCAAGATCGCCTCGTTCTTCGTCGCGAGCATCGTCGGCCTCTCGGTGATCTCCCGCGCCACCCGCTCCACCGAGCTGCGGGTCACGGCGGTGCACCTGGACCCGCTGGCCGAGCAGTTCGTCAACGAGGCGGCGTGCGGCGAGATCCACGTGATCGCCAACGAGCCGCACCAGCGGGACCAGGCCGAGTACAACGACAAGCTGCGCGAGGCGTGGCTCACTCACCGGCTGCGTCCCGCGGAGCCCGTCCTGTTCGTGGAGGCGACGGTGCCGGACGCCTCGGAGTTCGAGTCGGAGCTGCACGTCAGAGGCGAGGAGCGGTTCGGCCACAAGATCCTGTCGGTCGAGACCTCCGCGGTGCCGAACGCGCTGGCCGCGCTGCTGCTGCATATGCGCGACCGCACCGGCTCCGTGCCGCACATCTACT
This region includes:
- a CDS encoding sensor histidine kinase, whose protein sequence is MLIVVVVFAGFASVYAAAGSPLAPAVFGVQVAFARWRSWWLVPLQAVLAYGSVLLTGSSVGVLGFVGGTLLLTRLWPLALAVAASAALLGPADPVISMVLISLVVYGLTRMIDRIDEVNAARLALAVTAAAEERLRIAAELSAGLGRALAAIADGARRGDPDVETARRSLAEARAAAASYRAMSLAPETTTAKAMLTAAGVTVDVRIGHAEPLGPAGALLAAVLREAVTEIVRRRTATTCRIETFTEAGTVRLRVSHDGARTAGDESLGDLPAQVEAAGGTLAVGLTDDALVTVEARLPATVTEPVPDTGGSVLPMALLAAVLVGFSAKALLVAGSLWPAVPLAVIVFMQLRSVEGRHPVALSIMAVLTFAPIPLFGQTWLGVAGFLAGPILLAFPWAAALPLVAAIVAVVAAAGVLLGLPVPVTVNYAISTVVTGLVVYGLLKLAQLARELHESRDGPARAAVVEERLRAARDLHDLLGHTLAAILLKCELARRLDAERARKELDDVLSMTEQAMRDLRTVSGGHRELSLVTEAESARALLATAGIDVQLDLGHDPLGGEADTTLGIVLREAVTNVLRHSSARRCTITTSVRGGAVRLSVRNDGAHAAEGRRGSAGIGNLTTRLTALDGRLAVSRQDDCFELTATVPI
- a CDS encoding APC family permease, with protein sequence MVLAKKPAPTEGTLRSWLLEGLQTDRKQIEHGPHVKHPWWRVMCLTGVDYFSTLGYQPGIAALAAGLLSPLATLFLVALTLLGALPVYRRVAVESPYGQGSIAMLEKLAPQWWGKLFVLALLGFAATDFVITMTLSAADATAHILENPFAPAFLAGQRVIVTLVLLALLGGVFLMGFTEAIGIAVVLVFVYLALNAVVVATALAHVLEAPQVVVDWKRALSLDFSSPLAMIGLSLVVMPKLALGLSGFETGVAVMPVVKGEIKERIKGARRMLTTAALIMSVFLILSSFVTTVLIPHREFAEGGKANGRALAYLAHEYLGNWFGTVYDVSTIAILWFAGASAMAGLINLVPRYLPRYGMAPEWTGAIRPLVLVFSVIAFAITIAFDADVNAQGGAYATGVLVLMLSAAVAVTLSAGKRGEHKAMVGFALISFVLAYTLIDNVIERPDGVKIASFFVASIVGLSVISRATRSTELRVTAVHLDPLAEQFVNEAACGEIHVIANEPHQRDQAEYNDKLREAWLTHRLRPAEPVLFVEATVPDASEFESELHVRGEERFGHKILSVETSAVPNALAALLLHMRDRTGSVPHIYFHWTEGTPVVAMLRYLVFGGGDVPPVTREVLRQAEPDPQLRPRVHVG